A region from the bacterium genome encodes:
- a CDS encoding asparagine synthase-related protein: MIDLLKHENWYKTDKYEEGNIYISRIHFGVFNPSPQPVFNQKRDIVLFLDGKIYPGTENDAEFCLASYEKNGIEFVKSLNGTFFIAIYELKSKKIILANDRYGFFPYYYSLQGERFAFSPEAKSILQAGLNRTINMEALGEYLSFGMFLGDKTIFEGIHLLPAGTILIYDKNKIHLKKYWEFKYQCDYNISEKRYVEELVETFRTGINMQLEDNLRYCMELSGGLDSRCIVGAINKENREKVFALCFGEKSCDEMVIARKVADKCNLKFITENVSPQSIINNSEKIVYLSEGRQHIGVSYFFPIYDRIKKISDVYIGGFATDILLSGRFSRRALKGCESHPQLFDKLFNWSRLFDQHEINKLFNSTYKNKINESVHSSYKVEWEKSYDKDLTNTVDNYFFRTRFTYSNSRLMEFSCPSSDNAFVDIALKVPPETRFYHRLYRKFMEVLSPDLSKIAYQKTMLPLYFPTYLWKLGLSYQVGKQRAKNLICNLSSGKISLPNHHGYVFFSDWIRNNENFSSFLEKTVLNKEARMNEFFDRKYIENLFYLHKAGKQDNSSKLLFLATIEFLLQIFFEKDRELEDYIFHTKPL, translated from the coding sequence ATGATAGATTTGTTGAAACATGAGAATTGGTATAAAACAGACAAATATGAAGAAGGAAATATATATATTAGCAGAATTCATTTCGGAGTATTTAATCCCTCCCCTCAACCCGTATTTAACCAAAAAAGGGATATAGTTTTGTTTTTGGATGGTAAAATTTATCCCGGCACCGAGAATGATGCCGAGTTTTGTTTAGCATCGTACGAAAAGAATGGTATTGAATTTGTAAAATCCTTAAACGGAACATTTTTTATCGCAATTTACGAGTTAAAAAGTAAAAAAATAATTCTTGCAAACGACAGGTATGGGTTTTTTCCTTATTATTATAGTTTACAAGGAGAGAGATTTGCATTCTCGCCGGAAGCAAAATCAATTTTACAAGCAGGTTTAAATAGAACGATAAATATGGAAGCGTTGGGGGAATATCTTTCTTTTGGAATGTTTTTGGGAGACAAGACTATTTTTGAAGGGATACATCTTTTGCCTGCCGGAACAATACTTATTTACGACAAAAATAAGATTCACCTAAAAAAATACTGGGAGTTTAAGTATCAATGCGATTACAACATTTCCGAAAAAAGATATGTTGAAGAGTTAGTAGAAACTTTCCGCACAGGCATAAATATGCAATTAGAGGACAACCTAAGGTACTGTATGGAGCTTAGCGGAGGATTGGACTCAAGATGCATTGTAGGAGCAATAAACAAAGAAAACAGGGAAAAAGTTTTCGCTCTTTGTTTTGGCGAAAAATCATGTGACGAGATGGTTATAGCAAGAAAAGTAGCAGACAAGTGCAATCTAAAATTTATAACAGAGAACGTATCCCCCCAAAGCATCATAAATAATTCTGAAAAGATAGTTTATTTAAGTGAAGGGCGGCAGCATATTGGTGTAAGTTATTTTTTTCCGATATACGATAGAATAAAAAAGATATCGGATGTTTACATAGGTGGTTTCGCAACGGACATTCTTTTGAGTGGTAGATTTTCGCGACGCGCACTAAAAGGGTGTGAATCGCATCCGCAATTATTTGATAAGTTATTCAATTGGTCTCGCTTGTTTGATCAGCACGAAATAAACAAATTATTTAATTCCACTTATAAAAACAAAATTAATGAATCAGTGCATTCATCTTACAAAGTAGAATGGGAAAAATCCTATGATAAAGATTTGACAAATACTGTCGACAATTATTTTTTCCGAACAAGATTTACTTATTCCAACAGCCGATTGATGGAGTTCTCTTGCCCTTCGTCGGATAATGCGTTTGTAGATATCGCATTAAAAGTACCTCCGGAAACCAGATTTTACCATAGGCTTTATCGGAAATTTATGGAAGTTCTGTCTCCGGATTTATCGAAAATAGCATATCAAAAAACGATGTTGCCTCTTTACTTCCCAACATATTTATGGAAACTTGGCTTATCATATCAAGTCGGGAAACAGAGAGCAAAGAATCTTATATGTAACCTATCTTCCGGGAAAATATCTTTGCCAAACCATCACGGGTATGTATTTTTCTCTGACTGGATAAGAAACAACGAAAATTTTTCTTCCTTTTTAGAAAAAACGGTGCTTAATAAAGAAGCAAGGATGAACGAGTTCTTTGATAGGAAATATATTGAAAATTTATTTTATTTACATAAAGCAGGGAAACAGGATAATTCTTCTAAATTGCTCTTTTTAGCAACGATAGAATTTTTGCTTCAAATCTTTTTTGAAAAAGACAGAGAATTAGAGGATTATATATTTCATACAAAACCGCTATAA
- a CDS encoding formate--tetrahydrofolate ligase has product MAVKRRYPVPSDIDIAQETELLPIIDIAKKMGIKDNEIEPYGKYMAKIDYAGVLERLKNRPNGKFITVTAITPTPLGEGKTVTSLGIGQAMAKLGVNVCNALREPSKGPTFGIKGGACGGGYSQMLPMENINLHFTGDIHAVETAHNLCAAAIDTSILLKNPLNIDPLSVTWPRCVDLNDRALRDIIVGIGGKLNGYPRQTGYSITVATETAAIHALTSGLADLRKRLGRIVIGFTYDGKPVTCEDLKVAGAMTALLVDAIKPNLVQSTENHPVICSGFPFANVAHGNNSALASLVGLKLCDYVVSESGFGADCGFAKLMDVKLRQTPGLTVDCAVIVSSVRALKQHGGAFHMRPGMSYSKIKEFAEKENLPALEAGCRSNLAAHINIVKSYGVNAVVAINKFTSDTDKEVELIRKLAIELGADDAVPHNAWGEGGEGAIDLAKAVIKAADKPSKIKFLYSEEASIKEKIEATAKTLYGADGVDYEPAAETKIKLYTELGYNKLTLNMAKTHLSLTHDPSILGAPKGWRLKVRDIKACVGAGFLYPLTGNFPTMPGLSSDPAFKRVDVDLKTGRIQGLF; this is encoded by the coding sequence ATGGCTGTAAAAAGAAGATATCCTGTGCCAAGTGATATTGATATCGCACAGGAAACAGAACTCTTACCAATAATAGATATTGCAAAGAAGATGGGGATTAAAGATAATGAAATTGAGCCTTATGGAAAATATATGGCAAAAATTGATTACGCTGGGGTTCTGGAAAGATTAAAAAATCGACCTAATGGAAAATTTATTACGGTAACGGCAATTACGCCTACTCCACTTGGGGAAGGAAAGACGGTTACAAGTCTTGGTATCGGACAGGCTATGGCTAAACTTGGAGTTAATGTATGCAATGCATTGCGCGAACCTTCCAAGGGACCAACTTTTGGTATTAAAGGCGGAGCTTGCGGTGGAGGATACTCTCAAATGCTTCCCATGGAAAATATTAATCTTCATTTTACGGGTGATATTCATGCCGTTGAAACAGCTCATAACTTATGCGCTGCGGCAATAGATACAAGTATTTTATTAAAAAATCCTCTTAATATTGACCCCTTGAGTGTAACATGGCCAAGATGTGTTGACCTTAATGACAGGGCATTAAGAGATATAATAGTCGGAATTGGTGGAAAACTTAATGGATATCCTCGTCAAACAGGGTATTCTATTACTGTAGCTACTGAAACCGCAGCTATTCATGCTCTTACTAGCGGATTAGCTGATTTAAGAAAAAGATTGGGAAGAATAGTTATTGGTTTTACTTATGATGGCAAACCGGTTACTTGTGAAGACTTAAAAGTCGCAGGAGCTATGACCGCATTGCTGGTAGATGCGATTAAACCGAATTTAGTTCAATCAACGGAAAATCATCCCGTTATTTGTAGTGGATTCCCATTTGCTAATGTAGCACACGGGAACAATTCCGCGCTTGCCAGTCTTGTCGGCTTAAAACTTTGTGATTATGTAGTTAGTGAAAGTGGATTCGGCGCAGATTGCGGATTTGCTAAATTAATGGATGTAAAATTACGCCAAACCCCGGGTTTAACAGTAGATTGCGCAGTTATCGTTTCATCTGTCCGCGCTCTTAAACAACATGGCGGTGCTTTCCACATGAGACCGGGAATGTCTTATTCCAAGATTAAAGAATTTGCTGAAAAAGAAAATTTACCCGCTCTTGAAGCAGGTTGTAGATCCAATCTTGCTGCCCATATAAATATAGTTAAATCTTATGGGGTTAATGCTGTAGTGGCTATTAACAAGTTTACTTCAGATACTGATAAAGAAGTTGAATTGATTCGTAAACTTGCCATTGAATTAGGTGCTGACGATGCAGTTCCACATAATGCATGGGGAGAAGGCGGAGAAGGCGCTATTGATTTGGCCAAAGCAGTAATCAAAGCCGCAGATAAACCATCGAAAATCAAATTCCTATACTCGGAAGAAGCTTCTATAAAGGAAAAAATAGAAGCTACTGCGAAAACACTTTACGGCGCTGATGGTGTTGATTATGAACCGGCTGCCGAAACGAAAATTAAATTGTATACTGAACTCGGATACAATAAATTAACTCTTAATATGGCTAAAACACATCTTTCATTAACCCATGATCCATCTATTCTTGGTGCTCCTAAAGGATGGCGTTTAAAAGTGCGCGATATAAAAGCTTGTGTTGGTGCAGGATTTTTATACCCGCTTACGGGAAATTTCCCGACTATGCCAGGTTTATCGTCTGACCCGGCATTCAAAAGAGTCGATGTTGACCTGAAAACAGGAAGAATACAGGGATTATTTTAA
- a CDS encoding tetrahydrofolate dehydrogenase/cyclohydrolase catalytic domain-containing protein, whose product MSAKIIKGIEVAALVREELKVRVQKLKEKGITPGLGVVLVGEDPASVSYVTAKAKGSAEIGIFEQTINFPADVPEEEVLKTVDRLNKDPRFNGFLVQLPLPKHISTDKIINFISPEKDADGFHPINVGKLLRGEPCPLPCTPYGVLQLLVRSGYSPEGKHVVVCGRSNIVGKPLAALLIQKKKGANATVTICHTGTKDLHYFTKQADILVAAMGVPKAITADMIREGCVVIDVGVNRVPDPTATKGFRLVGDCDFEAMKEKAEAITPVPGGVGPMTVTMLLMNTVESAERTAGLL is encoded by the coding sequence ATGTCAGCAAAAATTATAAAAGGCATTGAAGTGGCGGCTCTGGTCAGAGAAGAATTAAAAGTAAGAGTTCAAAAATTAAAAGAAAAAGGCATAACCCCGGGCTTGGGAGTTGTATTAGTTGGCGAAGATCCGGCTTCCGTCTCTTATGTTACCGCAAAAGCAAAAGGTTCTGCCGAAATCGGTATTTTTGAACAAACTATTAATTTCCCCGCAGATGTCCCTGAAGAAGAAGTCTTAAAAACCGTTGATAGACTTAATAAAGACCCAAGATTTAATGGTTTTTTAGTTCAATTGCCTTTGCCTAAACATATTAGTACCGATAAAATAATTAATTTTATTTCTCCTGAAAAAGATGCGGATGGGTTTCACCCGATAAATGTTGGCAAATTATTAAGAGGAGAACCTTGCCCCTTGCCCTGTACGCCTTATGGAGTTTTACAATTACTCGTAAGAAGTGGATATAGTCCGGAAGGAAAACACGTAGTGGTTTGCGGTAGGAGTAATATTGTCGGAAAACCACTCGCAGCTCTCCTTATACAAAAGAAAAAAGGCGCTAATGCTACGGTAACGATTTGTCATACGGGAACCAAGGATTTACATTATTTTACAAAACAGGCAGACATTTTGGTTGCAGCTATGGGTGTCCCCAAAGCAATAACTGCAGATATGATTCGAGAAGGTTGCGTAGTTATTGATGTTGGAGTAAATAGAGTTCCTGATCCTACTGCTACGAAAGGCTTTAGACTTGTCGGAGATTGCGATTTTGAAGCAATGAAGGAAAAAGCAGAAGCTATTACACCGGTGCCCGGAGGCGTCGGCCCAATGACCGTTACTATGTTGCTTATGAATACGGTAGAATCCGCTGAGAGAACGGCAGGTTTACTTTAA